A part of Micromonospora chersina genomic DNA contains:
- a CDS encoding phosphotransferase family protein: MPAISLPPVPYDATADRPDWAELPAGLRDALAARLGGHPVTVRPAGAGFTRGFAAVLTGPTGEPVFVKAAALAEQRHLVDWYAHEAAVLARLPAGLPVPRPRWALTEAGWYALALTAVDGHTPRLPWEPAELDAALTAYAEVAAALAAPPADLVALGLPRLADLARDDILWWGEVAAGREPAPALPPWAPLPELAALESRLPGYADAAPGLAHCDLRVDNVLLDAAGRAWICDWNWLCHGPAWFDLVTLLITGYASGLDANAAFAGHPAAAGAPADALDVTLAALSGYLLTGAAAGPSTASPHIRAHQRWSGEQALSWLAARQGWT; this comes from the coding sequence GTGCCCGCGATCTCGCTGCCCCCGGTGCCGTACGACGCCACCGCCGACCGGCCGGACTGGGCCGAGCTGCCCGCCGGGCTGCGGGACGCGCTGGCCGCCCGGCTCGGCGGGCACCCGGTGACGGTCCGCCCGGCCGGTGCGGGCTTCACGCGCGGCTTCGCCGCCGTGCTCACCGGCCCCACCGGCGAGCCCGTCTTCGTGAAGGCGGCGGCCCTCGCCGAGCAGCGGCACCTGGTCGACTGGTACGCCCACGAGGCCGCCGTCCTGGCCCGGCTCCCCGCCGGCCTGCCGGTCCCCCGCCCGCGCTGGGCGCTCACCGAGGCCGGCTGGTACGCGCTCGCCCTGACCGCTGTCGACGGGCACACGCCCCGGCTGCCCTGGGAGCCGGCCGAGCTGGACGCCGCCCTCACCGCGTACGCCGAGGTGGCCGCCGCGCTCGCCGCGCCGCCCGCGGACCTCGTGGCGCTCGGGTTGCCGCGCCTCGCCGACCTGGCCCGCGACGACATCCTCTGGTGGGGCGAGGTGGCCGCCGGCCGCGAACCGGCGCCCGCGCTACCGCCCTGGGCGCCGCTGCCCGAGCTGGCCGCGCTGGAGTCCCGCCTCCCTGGCTACGCCGACGCCGCCCCCGGCCTGGCCCACTGCGACCTGCGGGTGGACAACGTCCTGCTGGACGCCGCCGGCCGGGCCTGGATCTGCGACTGGAACTGGCTCTGCCACGGGCCGGCCTGGTTCGACCTGGTCACCCTGCTGATCACCGGGTACGCCAGCGGCCTCGACGCGAACGCTGCCTTCGCCGGCCACCCGGCCGCCGCCGGCGCCCCCGCCGACGCGCTGGACGTGACCCTCGCCGCACTCTCCGGCTACCTCCTCACCGGCGCCGCCGCCGGCCCGTCCACCGCGTCCCCGCACATCCGGGCCCACCAGCGCTGGAGCGGCGAGCAGGCCCTGTCCTGGCTCGCCGCCCGCCAGGGCTGGACGTGA
- a CDS encoding DUF4240 domain-containing protein, whose protein sequence is MRTDEFWQLIDDARAGGGGEPAAVAARAVALLAERDPEEIVGYAHHQQRVLAASYKVDLWGAAYLINGGASDDGFEYFRGWLMTQGRAVFARAVADPDSLAELPQVRSAALSGEEFECEDMLAVPWEAYRKATAADLPADRDPVRAPDLNDFWDFDDEEEARRRLPKLATLFVEPPEE, encoded by the coding sequence ATGAGGACCGACGAGTTCTGGCAGTTGATCGACGACGCCCGGGCCGGGGGCGGGGGAGAGCCCGCGGCGGTCGCCGCCCGGGCCGTGGCGCTGCTCGCCGAGCGGGACCCGGAGGAGATCGTCGGGTACGCCCACCACCAGCAGCGGGTGCTCGCCGCGTCGTACAAGGTCGACCTCTGGGGCGCGGCCTACCTGATCAACGGCGGCGCCTCGGACGACGGCTTCGAGTACTTCCGGGGCTGGCTGATGACCCAGGGCCGGGCGGTGTTCGCCCGGGCGGTCGCCGACCCGGACTCCCTCGCGGAGCTGCCGCAGGTCCGGTCCGCCGCGCTCAGCGGCGAGGAGTTCGAGTGCGAGGACATGCTGGCGGTGCCGTGGGAGGCGTACCGGAAGGCCACCGCGGCCGACCTGCCGGCGGACCGGGACCCGGTGCGGGCGCCGGACCTGAACGACTTCTGGGACTTCGACGACGAGGAGGAGGCGCGGCGCCGCCTGCCGAAGCTCGCCACTCTCTTCGTCGAGCCACCCGAGGAGTGA
- the lepA gene encoding translation elongation factor 4, whose product MPPTLDPGANAPGATDPARIRNFCIIAHIDHGKSTLADRMLQLTGVVDPRQMRAQYLDRMDIERERGITIKSQAVRMPWTIREGDRAGETAVLNMIDTPGHVDFTYEVSRSLAACEGAILLVDAAQGIEAQTLANLYLALENDLHIIPVLNKIDLPAAQPEKYAEELAHLIGGDPADCIKVSGKTGEGVPHLLDEIVRQFVPPVGKADAPARAMIFDSVYDVYRGVVTYVRVVDGLISARDRIKMMSTGAVHELLEIGVISPEMVKADALGVGEVGYLITGVKDVRQSRVGDTVTINANPAKEALGGYKDPKPMVYSGLYPIDGSDYPNLREALDKLKLNDAALVYEPETSGALGFGFRCGFLGLLHLEIIRERLEREFNLDLISTAPNVVYRAIQEDGEEIVVTNPSEYPTGKIAEVYEPTVRATVLTPNDYVGAVMELCQGRRGSLLGMDYLSADRVELRYTLPLAEIIFDFFDQLKSRTKGYASLDYEPSGEQASDLVKVDILLHGEPVDAFSAIVHKDKAYNYGTTIAAKLRSLIPRQQFEVPIQAAIGSRVIARETIRAIRKDVLAKCYGGDISRKRKLLEKQKEGKKRMKMVGRVEVPQEAFIAALSSDSGDGKPAGKK is encoded by the coding sequence GTGCCACCGACGCTCGATCCCGGCGCTAACGCTCCTGGTGCCACCGACCCGGCGCGCATCAGGAACTTCTGCATCATCGCCCACATCGACCACGGGAAGTCGACCCTGGCCGACCGGATGCTGCAGCTCACCGGCGTGGTCGACCCCCGGCAGATGCGTGCGCAGTACCTCGACCGGATGGACATCGAGCGCGAGCGCGGCATCACCATCAAGAGCCAGGCCGTCCGGATGCCGTGGACCATCCGCGAGGGCGACCGGGCCGGCGAGACCGCCGTGCTCAACATGATCGACACCCCGGGCCACGTGGACTTCACCTACGAGGTGTCCCGCTCCCTGGCGGCCTGCGAGGGCGCCATCCTGCTCGTCGACGCCGCCCAGGGCATCGAGGCGCAGACCCTCGCGAACCTCTACCTGGCGCTCGAGAACGACCTGCACATCATCCCGGTGCTCAACAAGATCGACCTGCCGGCCGCGCAGCCGGAGAAGTACGCCGAGGAGCTGGCCCACCTGATCGGTGGCGACCCGGCGGACTGCATCAAGGTCTCCGGCAAGACCGGTGAGGGCGTGCCGCACCTGCTCGACGAGATCGTCCGGCAGTTCGTGCCTCCGGTCGGCAAGGCCGACGCCCCGGCCCGCGCCATGATCTTCGACTCGGTCTACGACGTCTACCGCGGCGTGGTCACCTACGTCCGGGTGGTCGACGGCCTCATCAGCGCCCGGGACCGGATCAAGATGATGTCCACGGGCGCCGTCCACGAGCTGCTGGAGATCGGCGTCATCTCCCCGGAGATGGTGAAGGCCGACGCGCTCGGCGTCGGTGAGGTGGGCTACCTGATCACCGGTGTGAAGGACGTCCGCCAGTCCCGGGTGGGTGACACGGTCACCATCAACGCCAACCCGGCCAAGGAGGCGCTCGGGGGCTACAAGGACCCGAAGCCGATGGTCTACTCCGGCCTCTACCCGATCGACGGGTCCGACTACCCCAACCTCCGTGAGGCGCTGGACAAGCTCAAGCTCAACGACGCCGCCCTGGTCTACGAGCCGGAGACCTCGGGTGCCCTCGGCTTCGGCTTCCGCTGCGGCTTCCTCGGCCTGCTGCACCTGGAGATCATCCGGGAGCGGCTGGAGCGGGAGTTCAACCTCGACCTCATCTCCACCGCGCCGAACGTGGTCTACCGGGCCATCCAGGAGGACGGCGAGGAGATCGTGGTGACCAACCCGAGCGAGTACCCGACCGGCAAGATCGCCGAGGTGTACGAGCCCACGGTGCGGGCCACGGTGCTCACCCCGAACGACTACGTCGGCGCGGTGATGGAGCTGTGCCAGGGCCGGCGGGGCAGCCTGCTCGGCATGGACTACCTCTCCGCCGACCGGGTGGAGCTGCGCTACACCCTCCCGCTGGCCGAGATCATCTTCGACTTCTTCGACCAGCTCAAGAGCCGGACCAAGGGCTACGCGTCGCTGGACTACGAGCCCTCCGGCGAGCAGGCGTCCGACCTGGTCAAGGTCGACATCCTGCTGCACGGCGAGCCGGTGGACGCGTTCAGCGCGATCGTGCACAAGGACAAGGCGTACAACTACGGCACCACGATCGCGGCGAAGCTGCGTTCGCTGATCCCGCGCCAGCAGTTCGAGGTGCCGATCCAGGCGGCCATCGGCAGCCGGGTGATCGCCCGGGAGACCATCCGCGCCATCCGCAAGGACGTGCTCGCCAAGTGCTACGGCGGTGACATCAGCCGGAAGCGCAAGCTGCTGGAGAAGCAGAAGGAGGGCAAGAAGCGGATGAAGATGGTGGGCCGGGTGGAGGTCCCGCAGGAGGCCTTCATCGCCGCGCTCTCCTCCGACTCCGGCGACGGCAAGCCCGCCGGCAAGAAGTAA
- a CDS encoding GlsB/YeaQ/YmgE family stress response membrane protein codes for MTVWGIITALVVGLIVGALGRLVVPGRQNMPMWLHMLIGVGAALLGTVLARAMGIATETSGIDWMELLVQVVLAAIAVALVAGVGRRRSVSRY; via the coding sequence GTGACCGTCTGGGGCATCATCACCGCGCTCGTCGTTGGTCTGATCGTCGGTGCGCTGGGCCGCCTGGTCGTTCCGGGCCGCCAGAACATGCCGATGTGGCTGCACATGCTGATCGGCGTGGGCGCCGCGCTGCTGGGCACCGTCCTGGCCCGCGCCATGGGCATCGCCACCGAGACCTCCGGCATCGACTGGATGGAGCTGCTGGTCCAGGTCGTGCTCGCCGCCATCGCCGTCGCCCTGGTGGCCGGCGTGGGCCGTCGCCGCAGCGTCTCGCGCTACTGA
- a CDS encoding GlsB/YeaQ/YmgE family stress response membrane protein: protein MELTVWGIITALIVGLIVGALGRLVVPGRQNMPMWLHMLIGVGAALLGTIVARASGFADTAGIDWRELLLQVLFAAIGVALVAGVGRRRGVSRY from the coding sequence GTGGAGCTCACCGTTTGGGGCATCATCACCGCGCTCATCGTTGGTCTGATCGTCGGCGCTCTGGGCCGCCTGGTCGTCCCGGGCCGTCAGAACATGCCGATGTGGCTGCACATGCTGATCGGCGTCGGCGCCGCGCTGCTGGGCACGATCGTCGCCCGGGCGTCCGGCTTCGCCGACACGGCCGGCATCGACTGGCGGGAGCTGCTGCTGCAGGTTCTGTTCGCCGCCATCGGCGTGGCCCTGGTGGCCGGTGTGGGGCGTCGCCGCGGCGTCTCGCGCTACTGA
- a CDS encoding sugar ABC transporter substrate-binding protein: MNRWKRLAPVTAIVASAAMVLSGCGGSDDDDKAADNSKLTVWMMGEGGDAQTKFLDGVEAEFKKKHPETDVVVQYIPWLEAPKKFQAALAGGEGPDVTELGNTETQGWAAQEALADVSGKFNSWSEGKDILPDLVKNAQLDGKQYGVPWYAGVRAIYYRTDWFAEAGVKPPTTWDELVTTAKAVQAKKPGTYGIALPGNSELPFYSFLWAAGAEIATKDGDSWKSGYNTPEAQKAVKFWTDLVTVHKVAPPAAAGWNEVDARTQFATGKAAMAFAGSWQGGAMKKDNPDIEKVWGTFPIPGPDGKAAPAFAGGSDIALWKDSKRQDLAWDYLTVLLSKQKDQEFASSLGFFPVYKDLVSGGNYANDKVMAAFATAMQNTKLTPLTPKWVEVSRTKTVTQAMNSSVIKGQKTVEKATADAATEMESILNAK, encoded by the coding sequence GTGAACAGGTGGAAGCGGCTGGCTCCGGTCACCGCCATCGTGGCGTCGGCCGCGATGGTGCTGTCCGGATGCGGTGGCTCCGACGACGACGACAAGGCCGCGGACAACAGCAAGCTGACGGTCTGGATGATGGGTGAGGGCGGCGACGCCCAGACCAAGTTCCTCGACGGCGTCGAGGCGGAGTTCAAGAAGAAGCACCCCGAGACCGACGTCGTGGTGCAGTACATCCCCTGGCTCGAGGCGCCGAAGAAGTTCCAGGCCGCGCTCGCCGGCGGCGAGGGGCCGGACGTCACCGAGCTGGGCAACACCGAGACCCAGGGCTGGGCGGCGCAGGAGGCCCTCGCCGACGTCTCGGGCAAGTTCAACAGCTGGTCCGAGGGGAAGGACATCCTCCCCGACCTGGTGAAGAACGCCCAGCTCGACGGCAAGCAGTACGGCGTCCCGTGGTACGCCGGCGTCCGCGCCATCTACTACCGCACCGACTGGTTCGCCGAGGCGGGCGTGAAGCCGCCGACGACCTGGGACGAACTGGTCACCACCGCGAAGGCCGTTCAGGCCAAGAAGCCGGGCACCTACGGCATCGCGCTGCCCGGCAACTCCGAGCTGCCGTTCTACTCCTTCCTCTGGGCCGCCGGCGCGGAGATCGCCACCAAGGACGGCGACAGCTGGAAGTCCGGCTACAACACGCCGGAGGCGCAGAAGGCGGTCAAGTTCTGGACCGACCTGGTGACCGTGCACAAGGTCGCCCCGCCGGCGGCCGCCGGCTGGAACGAGGTCGACGCCCGTACCCAGTTCGCCACCGGCAAGGCCGCCATGGCGTTCGCCGGTAGCTGGCAGGGCGGCGCGATGAAGAAGGACAACCCGGACATCGAGAAGGTGTGGGGCACGTTCCCCATCCCCGGTCCGGACGGCAAGGCCGCCCCGGCCTTCGCCGGTGGTTCCGACATCGCCCTCTGGAAGGACAGCAAGCGCCAGGACCTGGCCTGGGACTACCTGACCGTGCTGCTGAGCAAGCAGAAGGACCAGGAGTTCGCGAGCAGCCTCGGCTTCTTCCCGGTCTACAAGGACCTGGTCAGCGGCGGCAACTACGCCAACGACAAGGTGATGGCGGCGTTCGCCACCGCCATGCAGAACACCAAGCTGACCCCGCTCACCCCGAAGTGGGTGGAGGTGAGCCGGACCAAGACGGTGACCCAGGCCATGAACAGCTCCGTCATCAAGGGGCAGAAGACGGTCGAGAAGGCCACCGCCGACGCGGCCACCGAGATGGAAAGCATTCTCAACGCCAAGTGA
- a CDS encoding carbohydrate ABC transporter permease, producing MTTLTKATGEAAARETPARRRRRVDRLPYLLLLPCLAIIGVLLLWPLGQVVMMSFYKLDSVRQLRGDREWPWVGLANYAQILGDPFFRTVLRNTVLFAVANVVLTMILGTLVGLLLNRLGKKMATFVASCVMLAWATPALTGTIVWKWIFDDTSGLVTWLFNKLPDGLSTAVFGRSDWTGYGWFNDPLLFFAILTLVVVWHSFPFIAVSVLAGLKSVPSELQEAARVDGAGPWRVFWSVTFPMLRPVFGILVVLSTIWDFKVFTQQFVLAGGTQDRSTFMLSIYSYAEAFSPPPKYGLGSSIAVILTLILLVVTGVYVRMVLRQEDES from the coding sequence GTGACCACGCTGACCAAGGCCACCGGCGAAGCCGCCGCGCGGGAGACCCCCGCGCGGCGGCGCCGCCGCGTGGACCGCCTCCCGTACCTGTTGCTCCTGCCCTGCCTGGCCATCATCGGGGTGCTGCTTCTCTGGCCCCTCGGCCAGGTCGTGATGATGTCCTTCTACAAGCTGGACAGCGTCCGGCAGTTGCGGGGGGACCGCGAGTGGCCGTGGGTCGGCCTGGCCAACTACGCGCAGATCCTCGGCGACCCGTTCTTCCGTACGGTGCTGCGCAACACCGTGCTCTTCGCCGTGGCCAACGTGGTGCTCACCATGATCCTCGGCACCCTGGTCGGGCTGCTGCTCAACCGGCTCGGGAAGAAGATGGCCACCTTCGTGGCGAGCTGCGTGATGCTGGCCTGGGCCACGCCCGCGCTGACCGGCACCATCGTCTGGAAGTGGATCTTCGACGACACCAGCGGCCTGGTCACCTGGCTGTTCAACAAGCTTCCGGACGGGCTCTCCACGGCCGTGTTCGGGCGCAGCGACTGGACCGGCTACGGCTGGTTCAACGACCCGCTGCTCTTCTTCGCCATCCTGACCCTCGTGGTCGTCTGGCACTCGTTCCCGTTCATCGCGGTCAGCGTGCTGGCCGGCCTGAAGAGCGTGCCGAGCGAACTCCAGGAGGCGGCCCGTGTGGACGGGGCCGGGCCGTGGCGGGTCTTCTGGTCGGTGACCTTCCCGATGCTGCGGCCGGTCTTCGGCATCCTCGTGGTGCTCTCCACGATCTGGGACTTCAAGGTCTTCACCCAGCAGTTCGTGCTGGCCGGCGGCACCCAGGACCGGTCGACCTTCATGCTCTCCATCTACTCCTACGCGGAGGCGTTCTCGCCGCCGCCCAAGTACGGCCTGGGCTCCTCGATCGCCGTCATCCTCACCCTGATCCTGCTCGTGGTGACCGGCGTGTACGTCCGTATGGTGCTCCGGCAGGAGGACGAGTCGTGA
- a CDS encoding carbohydrate ABC transporter permease — protein MKKIALNGAGLLVALFAAFPVYWMVATSLKPNREIFSATPRPVPAKPTLEHYREILTGNLIPGVTFTDFFLNSALVAVATVVLSGLVALLAATAVARFRFKLRTTFLILLLVVQMIPLEALVIPLFLMIQRLGLYNTLPSLILTYLGFSLPFAVWMLRGFVAAVPKELEEAAAIDGASRAQTFRKVLFPLVAPGLVATSIFSFITAWNELIFALTFVNDQSRYTLPVAMTFFFGRDDTAWGSVMAASTLFTLPVIVFFLLVQRRMVSGLVAGAVKG, from the coding sequence GTGAAGAAGATCGCCCTCAACGGCGCCGGGCTGCTGGTCGCGCTGTTCGCGGCCTTCCCGGTCTACTGGATGGTCGCCACCTCGCTGAAGCCCAACCGGGAGATCTTCTCGGCCACGCCGCGCCCGGTGCCCGCGAAGCCGACCCTGGAGCACTACCGGGAGATCCTCACCGGCAACCTGATCCCGGGCGTCACCTTCACCGACTTCTTCCTCAACAGCGCGCTGGTCGCGGTGGCCACCGTCGTGCTCAGCGGGCTGGTCGCGCTGCTCGCCGCGACCGCTGTGGCCCGGTTCCGCTTCAAGCTGCGCACCACCTTCCTGATCCTGCTGCTGGTGGTGCAGATGATCCCGCTGGAGGCGCTGGTCATCCCGCTGTTCCTCATGATCCAGCGGCTCGGCCTCTACAACACCCTGCCCAGCCTGATCCTGACCTACCTCGGCTTCTCGCTGCCGTTCGCGGTCTGGATGCTCCGCGGCTTCGTGGCCGCGGTGCCCAAGGAACTGGAGGAGGCGGCGGCGATCGACGGGGCCAGCCGGGCCCAGACCTTCCGCAAGGTCCTCTTCCCGCTGGTCGCGCCCGGCCTGGTGGCCACCAGCATCTTCTCCTTCATCACCGCGTGGAACGAGCTGATCTTCGCGTTGACCTTCGTCAACGACCAGAGCAGGTACACGCTGCCGGTGGCCATGACGTTCTTCTTCGGGCGGGACGACACGGCGTGGGGCTCGGTGATGGCCGCCTCGACGCTGTTCACCCTGCCGGTGATCGTCTTCTTCCTGCTGGTCCAGCGCCGGATGGTCTCCGGCCTGGTCGCCGGCGCGGTCAAGGGCTGA
- a CDS encoding MOSC domain-containing protein: protein MTGRLAAVNLGVVTEAEWAGDPSGRSGIDKRPVDGRVDIRFAGVAGDFIGERAHHGGPDQAVYAYAEEDAGWWAGELGRALRPGAFGENLTTWAVDVTGAVIGERWAVGSALLEVTKPRTPCTTFAGFWGMPDLIKRFTVRGAPGAYLRVLREGEVGAGDPVEVVDRPAHGVTIGEVFRATTLEPDLLPRLLDVPELPESLREKVRRRLGAAAG from the coding sequence ATGACAGGCAGGCTGGCGGCGGTGAACCTCGGCGTGGTGACCGAGGCGGAGTGGGCGGGTGACCCGAGCGGTCGCAGCGGCATCGACAAGCGGCCCGTCGACGGCCGGGTGGACATCCGGTTCGCCGGCGTCGCCGGCGACTTCATCGGCGAGCGGGCCCACCACGGCGGCCCCGACCAGGCGGTCTACGCGTACGCCGAGGAGGACGCCGGCTGGTGGGCCGGCGAGCTGGGCCGGGCATTGCGGCCGGGCGCCTTCGGCGAGAACCTCACCACCTGGGCGGTGGACGTCACCGGGGCGGTCATCGGCGAGCGCTGGGCCGTCGGCTCGGCGCTGCTGGAGGTGACAAAGCCCCGCACCCCGTGCACCACCTTCGCCGGGTTCTGGGGCATGCCCGACCTGATCAAGCGGTTCACCGTCCGGGGCGCGCCCGGCGCGTACCTGCGGGTGCTGCGCGAGGGCGAGGTGGGCGCCGGCGATCCCGTCGAGGTGGTCGACCGGCCGGCGCACGGCGTGACGATCGGCGAGGTGTTCCGGGCGACCACGCTGGAGCCGGACCTGCTGCCGCGCCTGCTCGACGTGCCGGAGCTGCCCGAGTCGCTGCGGGAGAAGGTCCGCCGCCGCCTCGGCGCCGCCGCCGGCTGA